A window of Desulforegulaceae bacterium genomic DNA:
TCTTTTTTTACAGAGCAGTCAAAAAGTTTTAAGGATTTTTTTACTCCTGCTTTAATTTTTACCGGGCTTTGCCAGGCTTTTTTTCAATTCGGGTATTTTTCTGCAATAAAGATTACAGGAGTAGCTGTGGGAGTGATGGTTGCAATGGGAAGCTCCCCTGTATTTGCCGGTATTCTTGGAGTATTGTTTGAGAGGGAAAAACTTGGAGCCAGATGGTTTGTTTCAACTTTGCTTGCAGTTTCAGGACTTTTTCTTTTGATGAAAACTACCAATGGATCTGTTCAGATAGAAACCTTTGGAATTTTAATGGCTCTTCTTGCTGGGTTTTCATATTCAGTTTTTACCCTTGTTGTTAAAAGACTGATAAAAACAAGAAACCAAGACAGGGTGACTGGAATGTCGTGCCTTATTGGCAGTGTTTTTTTGATGATTTTCTTTTTTGTCTACCCCATTGGCTGGATTTTTAGTTTTCAAGGGATTGGAGTTATTTTATATCTTGGAGTTATTTCTGCTGGGGTTGCTTATCTTTTTTATGGAAGAGGGCTTAAATTTGTAAAGGTTTCTGCTGTTGGAACCCTTACTCTGGCAGAACCTCTTACAGCAGCCTTTTTAGGTGTTTTTTTTTTTGGGAGAACCCTTGACCATTACTTCGGGTACGGGGATGTTTTTAATTTTTTTATCCCAGATGGCTGTTATTTTAAATAAATAAACCCGGTTTTTTATTTTTAAAAAAAATCTTTGAAAAAAAAGACTGCCTTGGAAAGCTTATTAAAGTTTATATAAATAAGAGCAAAAACTGAAATATAGACAAAACTTGTTGTATATTTGTTCATTCCTTTCAAGGAAAAAGCTGTTCCAAGGGATCTTTTTATAGCAAATTTTTTTTGGTCATAGTCATAAAGAGAAAACATCTCATCAAGAATAAGGTGAAGGAGATACCCAAATAAAAAAGATACTCCAATGGCAAATCCAAAAATTTCGCCGAATTTTAAAGAAGAAAAATGAAAAATAAGAAGAGATAGTAAAGCGGCCATTGGAATTGAATGGTAAATTCCTCTGTGTCTGGAATAATATTTGAAGATTTTGGAAAAAATAAATTTAATAAATATATAAACTGAAGGGGGAACAAGAAAAGCGTATTTTAATTTTGAGTCAAGCATTAAAATAATGGCCATAAAACCGCCAAGAACAGACAATATATTGAAAACTATATTTATTGTCCTGCTGTTGTCACTGTCAATATCCGGGAAAATAGAGCCGGCATATGTACTTAAGAAAATAATTCCTGACAAGGAAATTGATTTGTCAAGAAAATACAGACTTAATGCTCCTGAGCTGTATCCTGCAACAACTCCTAGATCTGAATGTGCTTTAAAATTGGGCATTTTTTTATTTATTTTTTTCTTTTAAAAGTTTTTCCAGTCTGTCTTTTGCCTTTTCATGAAAACTTATAATATCCTCTTCAAGCAGCTTTAACTCGCTTATTCTTTCACTTATTTCAACAAGACGTTTTTTGCCGTATTCCAATGTTTTTTTTATCTGGTCAATTTCATCAAGATCAATATCAGCCAGGCCAATTATTTCTGAAATTTCATCTATTGAATAGCCAAATTTTCTCCCTTTTAAAATAAGAATTAATCTTGCCCTGTCTTTTCTTGTATAAACTCTTTGATTGCCTTCTGTTCTTCCCGGGCAGATCAGACCTTTTTCCTCATAAAATCTTATGGTTCTTGTGCTTATTTCAAATTCTTCAGCAAGATTGGAAATGGAAAATGTTTGGTGGGGGTTTTCTTTTTTTTTCATATATCACCGTTTTTACTTAAAGTAGGATAGAGATTTTTCAGTCAATTACAATTTAAACATTCATTCTTTTATCCAAAAAATTTAATTTGGGTAAGTAAATTTGTATAAAGATTTTGTTTATCATAAAACTTAAAAACATATTGCCCGTACAATAAGTGCACAGGCAATAAAAAAACTGATAAATCAGATCCAATTATTTTTTTCTGCTTTTTTAACTAGTTCTTCCCTGAATTGGGGGTGGGCTATGCTGATAAGGGCTTTTACCCGAGTTGCCGTGCTCTTGTATCTAAGGTTAGCCACTCCATATTCAGTGACTATATATTCAACTTCTGTTCTTGGGGTTGTAACTATTGTTCCCGGCGGAAAATAAGGGACAATCTTAGATTTTAATTCACCATTTTTATCTGTAAATGTTGAGTTTAAGGAGATAATGCTTTTTCCTCCTTTGGAAAGTTTTGCCCCATGGATGAAATTAAGTTGGCCGCCTGTTCCGCTGTATTGATATGTCCCAATTGACTCAGATGCGGCCTGACCTGTAAGATCAATCATAAGAGCATTATTAATTGAAACAAGGTTGTCGTTTTTAGCAATTATAAGGGGATTGTTTATATAGCTTATATCTTTAAACACAAAATCATCGTTTTCATGGATAAAATCGTAAAATTCCTTTGTTCCCACACAAAAGGCAGCAGTTACTTTTCCTGGCATAAATGTTTTTTGAGAGCCGTTAATTACTCCTGATTTTACAAGTTCCATAACTGAGGGAGTTACAACTTCTGAATGCATTCCCAGGTTTTTTTTGTTTTTTAAGTTATGTCCGATTGCATTCCCAAGACCTCCAAACCCCAGTTGAATAGTTGAGCCGTCATCAATTAGCTCCGAAATATAGCTGGCAATCTTTTTTTCTGTCTCAGTAATTACAATTTCAGGAACTTCAAAAATATCGGCGTCATTTTCAATTATATGATCCACTTCAGACACATGAATCATGAAATCTTCACTGTTTATTTTTGGAAGTTTTTTGTTTACTTCTACAATTACTGTATCAGCTTTTGCAATATCCTTTTTGTGAAGGAATGAACCGAAAAGAGACCTGCACATATAGCCGTTTTCATCGGGAGGGGTAACTACTGATGAAACTATGTTGTATCCTCTTGATTCAACATAACTAGGGCAGTCACCAAGGTGAAGAGGAACATAATTGGAAACCCCTTGCTGCATACAGATTCGTTCCACAGGGCCGACAAACATGGTTTCGATCTCAAAGCTCTCTTTGTTTTTCGGGTCCATAAAATCATAGAAATCCATCGCAAATCCAAGGCCTAACAATATATTTTTCAATTCATTGGCTCGAGCACTCAATGCTCTGCAAAAAGCCGGAGGAATGCAAGTTCCTCCGCTTAATCCGACTTTATCATTGGAGACTATAATTTTTGCGGCTTCTTCAGCACTGCACAGCTTTTGATTGTATAAATCTTTCCATTGTGTTTTTGAGACTGACTGATTCATCTTGAATAATTCCTCCCGGGGTGATGGTTTTTAATAAACTTTACGTTAACGTTAAGTTTCTTGTCAAGATAAATGTTTCTTTAGAGAATAAAAAAATAAATTTTATAATTAATCTGTAAAAGCAGGCTGTTAGCTTCATTAAAAACTGACGTTATGACAGTTGTGAGGGATTGGGTTTAAGAGTTTATACTTTAAAAATATAAAATATTGATAAAGGAGAGCTTTTAGGGTTATTTGAGAAGATTTATATTTTGAACAAAGCTGTTGGTTTTTCTTCAGAAGCATTGAAAATTTCTGATTTCAAATTTTTAATTGCCTGGGATACTATGGAAAGTGCTTTATTAGGGCAATTGTTTTCTTTGCTTAAATGACCAAGGATAATTTTTTTTAAGTTTTTATCTGCAATTTCACCGAGAAGATTTCTAGCATCTTCATTGGAAAGATGACCATTGCGTCCTTTTATTCTTTGTTTCAAAAACCAGGGGTATGGACCTGATTCAAGAAGAGTAGGGTCGTGGTTTGCTTCAATCACAATCCCTGTGCAGTTTTTAAGTCTGGTTTTTACAAGAGCGGTTGCAAAACCTAGATCAGTTGCAACCCCAAGTTTTGAGTTTCCCGCTTTGATTGTAAACCCGCAAGGGTCTACAGCATCATGTGAAATTGAAAATGGATTTATTTTCATTTGTCCTATGAAAAAAGGGACTCCAGATTCAAAAAAAACTGTTTGGAAAGTTTTTTTTATACAGGTTTCTGAGGCCGCAATGGTTTTTTTATTCCCATAAACTGGAATATTGTATCTTCTCGATAGGACCCCAGCACCTCTAATATGGTCTGAATGTTCATGGGATATTATTATGGCTTTGAGTCCTTTTGGATCTTCTCCTATAAGTTCCAGTCTTTTTTCAATCTGCTTTCCTGAAAGACCTGAGTCTATAAGAATTTTTACATCTTTGTTTTTTATAAAAACACTGTTTCCGCTGCTTCCGCTGGCAAGAACAGAAAAATAAAGATTTGAATTGTCAATGAGTTCCGGTGTGACCGAACCCACCTGAATCTCTGGAAGTATTTTCAAGATTATCCGCCTGTATAAGTTTTACTTGTTCTACTTTTGATATTACCATCTGGGCTATTCTTTGGCCTTTTTCAACAATGTATTCCCCGGAAGAAAGATTTACAAGGGCGATTTTAATTTCCCCTCTATAATCTGAATCTATTGTTCCAGGTGAATTTATAATTGTAATTCCTTTTTTTACTGCAAGTCCTGATCTTGGCCTTATCTGAGCTTCAAACCCGGGTGGAATTGCCATTGCAAATCCTGTGGGAATTAGCTTGATTTCCATTGGCTTTAAAACCAAAGGTTTAGGTAGGAATGCTCTTATATCCATTCCTGAGGCACCTTGTGTCATGTATCTGGGAAGCTCTATGTCAAAAATTTCAGGTTCAAGAATTTTTATTTTTATATTTGTCATTTTTATATCTTCTTTATATCTTCAAAATATTTTCAAATTGCTGTTTTTGAGAAGTGTCAGGGCCTACAACAGATGCAGTAACTGTGCTTCTGTCAAAAATTCTGTCTGCCATGTCCCTTATATCATTCCAGGTGATTTTTTCTATTTCAGAAATTGTTTCTTCAAAAGGAATATATCTTTTATATAAAATTTCATTCTGAGCGAGTTTTACCATGAGATTTTCTGTGCTTTCCATAGATAAGAGGAGATTTCCCTTGGTAAAGGAAATTGCACTTTCAAGCTCTCCGTCAGAAGTTTTTTTATTTTTTAAATTTTTTATTTCTTTTAAAATAAGCTTTAGCGAGGGAATAAGATTTTCTTTAGAGACTGCTTCATAAACTCCTATCATCCCTGTATCAGAGAATTGATTTAAAAAGGAATAAATCGAGTAGGCAAGGCCTCGTTTTTCTCTTATTTCCTGAAAAAGCCTGGAACTCATATTTCCGCCTAAAATTGTGGTAAAAAGTGATGCTTTAAACCTGTTTCTGTCTTTTTTGGAAAAACCGTCTGTGCCCAGGCAAAGATGATATTGTTCAGTTGGCCTTTTTAAAAAAACAATTCCTTTTTCAGGTGTTGGTTTTTGCCTTTTGGCGGTTTCATATTTGGAAGTTTTTATTTTACCAAAGGATTTGCCAAGAATATTGACAGCCTCATCATGCTCAATATTTCCTGCCAGAGCTATGGTCATTTTTTCAGGTGTATAATGTTTTTCAAAAAAATGCTTAATTTTTTTTGAATTAATTGCTGCTATGGTTTGCCTGGTGCCAAGAATATTTTTTCCAAGAGAATGATTTTTCCATCTATTCTCGTCTAGAAGAGACATTACAAGATCCTCAGGATTTTCCTCAAACATTTCAATTTCTTGAAAAATGACTTGCTTTTCATGTTCAATTTCATTGGGGTCAAATTCTGAATTAAGAAAAATATCTGAAAGTATTTCAGCCATTTGAGGAAAATGTTCGTCCATTACCTGAGCAAAAAGGCAGGTTGCTTCAACAGAAGTAAAAGCGTTTGAATTTCCTCCTATTGCGTCAAATTCTTTAGCAAGATCAAAGGCGGATCTTTTTTGGGTTCCCTTAAAAAGCATATGTTCGATAAAGTGTGCTTTTCCGTGCTCGTGGGCTTCCTCATCCCTTGAACCTGCATCTATCCAAACACCCATGGTTATTGAACGAATATATGGAATTTTATGAGTGATAATTTTTATTTTATTTGGAAGAGTGGTTTTTTGTATCTTTTGTCCAGGATTAATAAAATTACTTTTTGTTTTGGGACTTAGGTAAATTGTTTTGCTCTGACTTGCTGATTTCATGAATTATTTTTTTCTGGTGCCGGTGTTTTTAGCCGGCACCTTTGTTTAGAGGTTATTTTTTGTTGTCAGAGTTTCTGTCTTTTCTGAAACCACCTCTTTTATTGTCATTCTTTTTTTTATCTTTGTCATCGCTTTTGCCGGCTTGTTCAGGATCTGCTTCCTTAAGACTTAGCTGAATCTTACCATCTCTTGTAACATCAAGAACCTTAACGTTTATAACGTCTCCTGGCTTTACTACATCTGTTACTTTCGCAACTCTGTAATTGGCAAGTTCTGAAATGTGAAGAAGTCCTGTTGTATTTGGGCTTAGATCTACAAAAGCACCAAAATCAGTAGTTCTTGCAACTTTTCCAGAATAAATTTTCCCAATTTCAGGATCAAGACAGATCTCATTTACTCTTGCAACAGCAGCATCTGAAGCCTCTTTTGAATTTGCAGAAATTTTAACTGTACCATCATCTGTAACCTCAAGGGTTGTATTTGTAGATGACTGAATTTCCCTGATTACCTTTCCTGCAGGGCCGATCAATGCTGCAATTTTATCCTGCTTGATTTTCATGGTGATAATTTTTGGTGCATATTGGGAAATATCTGTCCTTGGTACAGAAATGGCTGAAAGCATTTCGTCAAGAATATGAATTCGACCTTCTTTTGCCTGATGAAGGGCTTTTTCAAGTATATTTTTTGGAAGCTCTTTGATTTTTATATCCATCTGGATTGAGGTAATTCCTTCTCTTGTTCCAGCAACCTTAAAGTCCATGTCTCCTGTATGATCTTCATCACCAAGAATATCTGAAAGAATAGCAACTTCATCTCCTTCACTTACAAGACCCATTGCAATTCCTGAAACAGGAGCTTTTATGGGAACTCCTCCGTCCATAAGTGCAAGTGTTGCCGCACAAACAGTTCCCATTGAAGAAGAACCATTTGACTCCATTACTTCTGAAACAATTCTTATTGTATATTCAAAATCCTCTTTGTTTGGCAGAACCTTTTCTAGTGCTCTGTATGCAAGTGCTCCATGACCAAATTCTCTTCTGCTTGGGCCACCAAGTCTTTTGACTTCTCCAACACAAAACGGAGGGAAGTTATAGTGGAGCATAAAATCATTTGACTCATTGCCACCGCTGAGGGTTTCAACTCTTTGGGCGTCCTGACCTGAGCCAAGGGTAAGAACTCCAAGTACCTGGGTTTCACCTCTTGTGAAAAGACCACTTCCATGTACTCTTGGAAGGATTTTTGTATCACAGGTAATTTGTCTTACTTTATCAAAAGCTCTTCCGTCTATTCTTTTTTTCTCAGTTAAAACTATCTCTCTGCTGGCCTGTCTTGCAACTTTTTCAAAGTAAGGTGAAATAAGATGTTCATCTTCTTCATATTTTTCTGAAAGAGCTTCTTTTATTTTTTCTCTTACTTTTTTTACAGCATTTTTTCTTCCGAATTTACCTTCAGTCTTAAGAGCGTTTTTTATATCTTCTTTACCAAGAGTTTCAATTTCATTTAAAAGTTCCTGGTTTATCTTTTTTTCAGGAAGCTGCATTTTTTCTTTACCTGCAAGTTTTGCAAGCTCCTCCTGGATTTTGATTATTGGCTGCATTGCATCATGACCAGCAAAAATTGCATCTATTACATCTGCTTCGCTTACTATGTTTCCGCCACCTTCAACCATTGTTATTCCGGTTTTTGAGCCTGTAAGGACAATGTTTATGTCACATTCAGGTGAATTGACCTGGTCAATTGTCGGGTTAATTATGATTTCATTATTTATCCGTCCAACCCTGACTGCACCCATAGGTCCGTCAAAGGGAATTTCAGAAATTGTCAGTGCGGCTGAGGCTCCTATCAATGCAAGGATGTCGGGGTCATTTTCTTTATCCATAGAAAGCACTGTTGCAATAACTTGGGTTTCGTTTGAATAGTTATCGTGGAAAAGAGGGCGAATTGGCCTGTCAATCAGCCTGCATGTTAAAGTTGCTTTTTCGCTGGGTCTTCCCATTTCCCTTCTCATATAGTTTCCTGGAATTCTTCCCGCAGAATATACTTTTTCCATATATTCAACAGTAAGAGGGAGAAAATCTATATCGTCTCTTCCTTCGTTACTTGCCGCAGCAGTAACAAGGACCATTGATTCTCCATATTGAACTATTACCGAACCAGATGCTTGTTTTGCTATTTTACCAGTTGAGATCGAAAGTTCGCGACCGCTGATTTCTGTTTTTACTATTTGTTCCATTAATTACTCCGTTTTCTTTACGAAATTTCAACTTCCGTAAGACTTACGCAAAAACAGCTTTCCGGTTTTTAAATGATTAAAACCGAAAAATTATTTGCGCGGAAGTCTAATCAGGAATTTGTTGAAATTTCATGGATTGTTTTTGAAAAGGGCAGAGCTTTTTCTGCCCTTATTTTTTTTAACGCTTAAGATTCAGTTCTTCAAGTATTGATCTGTATCTTGTGATGTTTTTCTTTCTGAGATAGTTAAGAAGTCTTCTTCTCCTTCCAACAAGAGTCAGCAAACCTCTTCTGGAATGATGATCTTTGGTGTGAACCTTAACATGATCTGTCAGGTAGATAATTCTTTTAGTAAGAATCGCGATTTGAACTTCAGGAGAACCTGTGTCTTCTTCGTGTCTTTTAAAACCGTCAATTACTTCTTTTTTTTGCTCTTTTGCAAGTACCAACTTAAACTCCTTAATATTTTGGAATAAATTAATAAATTTGTCTGCGGTTATCGATCCGATATTCCATTCAGACCGCAGGAACTAGTCCTGAATTTTTGCAGAACAATTAACTAATACAACAACTTGATAATATTTTCAATTAAAGACCGCATCATATTTTAAATAATCGCAATTGTTTACTCTTCTTATCAAAGCTTTTAGCTGATTTTCCTGGTTAATAAGCCTGAAGGGAATGTTTTCCTCAATTGAAAAATTTATGAAAAGATCTTTTGGTAAAATTTTTTTACCATTGATTACAGCCTCTTCTATTGTTTTGTCAATTTTTATTGTGTGGATAAAATCTGTTGCCTTTTCAAGGCTTATCATACAACTTTCAAGGTCATTTTCAGATTTTTTCTGCCTGAGCTCTTCCAGGGTAAAAGAATTTGATAAATCAAAATATCCGTTTTTTGTTCTTTCAAGATCTGTAAGATGACCTAAGGTGCCAAGTTCTTTTGCAAGGTCTGATGCCAGAGTTCTTATATATGTTCCTTTTGAACATTTTACCCTGATTTTTAAAATATCATTTTCAAAAAACAAAGTTTCAAGCTCAAAGATATTTATTTCTCTAGCTTCTTTTTCAATCATTTCACCTTTTCTTGCATATTTGTACAAGGGAATTCCCTTATGCTTCAAAGCTGAAAAGGCAGGGGGGATTTGTTTGATTTTACCCCTGAACTTAGCCATTGCGTTTTCAATATCAAAAGAATTGATTTTTGGGACTTCTGCTTTTCCTGTAATTTCACCTGTTTTATCGAGGGTGTCTGTCTGGATTCCAAGCTTTATTGTGCCTATATATTCTTTGTCTTTTTCCATTAAATATCTTACAAGACGAGTTCCCCTGTTTATACATACAGGCAAAAGTCCTTGGGCAAAAGGATCAAGAGTTCCAGTGTGTCCAGCTTTTTTAGCTGAAAATATTTTTTTAACTAAATTGGAAGCTGTGTTTGAACTTAAATCTTCTGGCTTGTTTAAAAGGATGATTCCACTTGATTTATTCATTGCTATATTCAGATCCGATCGGCTATAGACATGATTTTATTTTTAAGTTCAGGAAAGGGAATTGTTGTTGAAAATCCTGCTGCTGTTTCATGACCTCCGCCTCCGTATGAAAATGCAATTTCAGAGACATCAATTGTTCCGTCTGATCTTAAGCTTACATCATAGCATTGCTTTTTGTTTTTCAGCTTTTCACCTTCTTTTATAAGGGCTGCAACTTTAACATCTTCTATATGCTCTGCGTAATTTATAAGTTCTGATATATCTTCTTTTTTTGTCTTTGTTTTTTTAAGCATGTCCTGGGTAAGAACCATAAGGGACATTTTTTTGTTTTCAGATATTTCAATTGAATCAAGAACAAGATTTATAAGCTTTATTCTTCCAAGTGAATAGCTTCCGTAAATCTGCTGGGCCACCTTGTGAGGAATTACTCCGTAATCAATCATTTCTCTGCAAATGGAAAAAGCTTCTGGATTTGTGTTTGAAAAACGAAAAGATCCTGTGTCTGTAAAAATCCCTGTGTATATTGAATAGGCTATTTCAGAGCAGATCTCTACGCCAAGGTCTTTTATAATTGTGTAAACTATTTCTGCTGTGGCACAGGCATTTGGGTCAATTATTTGAAAAGTTCCAAAATAACTATTTGTTCTATGATGGTCTATATTTATAATCTCAGGAATGTTTTTCAGAACTTCCTTGCACTTTCCGGTTCTTCCAGTTTCGCTACAGTCAAGAATAATAGCTGTGTCAAATTTTAAGCACTCAGGTATTTTTCTGTTAATTTTTTCAATCCCTGGTAGGAATGAAAAAATTTTGGGTATCAGACTTTCATTGTAAAGATAAATATTTTTCCCTTTTTTTTCAAGGGCTTTACCCATTGAAAGCATTGAACCAATAGCATCTCCATCAGGGTGAAGATGACTTGTTATTAGAACATTGGAGCTTTTATCAAGAATCGAATTCACCATTTTCAGACCGATTTTCTGTTTTCTTGAGAGATTTAAAAAGCTCCTCCATTTTTTGTCCATTGTCAAGGACTGTGTCATAGAAAAATTTTAGTTCTGGAATATATCTTAATTTTAATTCTGTACCAATTTTTTTCTTAAAAAAACCTTTTGCACTATGAAATCCTTTTTCTGCTTCCTTAGCCTTATTTTTATCTGCTCCTGTTACAGCAAAGTATACATAGGCAGATGAAAGATCTTTATTCATTTTAACGGCTGTTATACTTGCTCCTGAAAGTCTTGGATCTTTTATTTTTTTTATAAGCACTTCTGACACAATTACCTGAATCTGGGTTGCTATTCTTGCAGAACGCGGGTAATCTTTGGCCATTAAATCTCCTTTATCCCAACTTAGTAGGCTTTATTTCCTCGATCATATAACATTCTATAGTATCGCCTTCTTTTATGTCATTGAATCTATCTATCCCAATTCCACATTCATAACCTTCATTGACTTCTTTTGCGTCATCTTTATAACGTTTGAGTGAAGACATTTGGCCGTCAAAAATTATTATACCGTCTCTTAAAACTCTTGTGTTCTTGCCTCTTTTCATTTTTCCGTTTGTTACAAGGCATCCTGCAACTTTACCGATTTTGGGAACAGAAAAGACAGCTCTTACGTCTGCTGTGCCAAGAGTGACTTCTTTATATGTAGAATCCATCAGTCCTAACATGGCGTTTTCTATGTCCTTTATTGCATCATAGATAACATTGTAGAACTTCATGTCGATATTTTCTTCTTCAGCAAGTTCTCTTACTTTTGGAGCAGGGCGAACATTAAAGCCCAGGATAATTGCATCTGAAACAGTTGCAAGGCTTACGTCTGACTCACTTACCGTACCAGTTGCAGAGTGAACAACTTTAATTTTAACTTCATCAGTTGAAAGTTTTATAAGTGATTCTCTAAGAGCCTCAATTGAGCCCTGGACATCTGCTTTTATTATGAGATTAAGATCTTTTACTGCTCTATGTTCAATTTTTTCAAAAAGACCTTCAAGGCTCATTCTGGATGATTTGGCAAGCTCTTTGGCTCTTTGTTTTGCAGCCCTGTGCTCACCAACTTGTTTTGCGTCTTTTTCATCTTTGAGTGCAAGAAGTTCGTCTCCTGCTTCAGGAACTCCGCTGAGACCAAGAATTTCCACAGGAATACTTGGTCCTGCAGACTCAATTTTATCTCCTTGGTCATTGAACAAAGCTCTTATTTTTCCATAATGAGTTCCGCATACAACAGCATCGCCTTGCTTTAGAGTTCCCTCCTGCACAAGAACTGAAGCAGCAGGACCTCGCCCTGTATCAAGTCTTGCTTCAATTACATGTCCTTTTGCAAATTTGTCAGGGTCAGCCTTTAGATCTAAAATTTCAGCTTGAAGAAGAACCATTTCAAGAAGTTCTTCAATACCGATTTTTTGTTTAGCAGAAACATTTACAAAAATTGAATCTCCTCCCCAGTCTTCAGAAAGAATTCCATGTTCTGAAAGCTCTCTTTTAACAACATCTGGGTCTGCACTTGGTTTGTCTATTTTGTTTATTGCAACAACAATTGGGACATCAGCAGCTTTGGCATGGTTGATAGCCTCAATTGTTTGGGGCATCACTCCATCATCGGCTGCAACAACAAGGATTACTATATCTGTGACCTTTGCTCCTCTTGCTCTCATTGCTGTAAAGGCTTCATGACCAGGGGTGTCAAGGAAGGCAATTTCTCCAT
This region includes:
- the truB gene encoding tRNA pseudouridine(55) synthase TruB encodes the protein MNKSSGIILLNKPEDLSSNTASNLVKKIFSAKKAGHTGTLDPFAQGLLPVCINRGTRLVRYLMEKDKEYIGTIKLGIQTDTLDKTGEITGKAEVPKINSFDIENAMAKFRGKIKQIPPAFSALKHKGIPLYKYARKGEMIEKEAREINIFELETLFFENDILKIRVKCSKGTYIRTLASDLAKELGTLGHLTDLERTKNGYFDLSNSFTLEELRQKKSENDLESCMISLEKATDFIHTIKIDKTIEEAVINGKKILPKDLFINFSIEENIPFRLINQENQLKALIRRVNNCDYLKYDAVFN
- a CDS encoding bifunctional oligoribonuclease/PAP phosphatase NrnA, whose protein sequence is MVNSILDKSSNVLITSHLHPDGDAIGSMLSMGKALEKKGKNIYLYNESLIPKIFSFLPGIEKINRKIPECLKFDTAIILDCSETGRTGKCKEVLKNIPEIINIDHHRTNSYFGTFQIIDPNACATAEIVYTIIKDLGVEICSEIAYSIYTGIFTDTGSFRFSNTNPEAFSICREMIDYGVIPHKVAQQIYGSYSLGRIKLINLVLDSIEISENKKMSLMVLTQDMLKKTKTKKEDISELINYAEHIEDVKVAALIKEGEKLKNKKQCYDVSLRSDGTIDVSEIAFSYGGGGHETAAGFSTTIPFPELKNKIMSIADRI
- the rbfA gene encoding 30S ribosome-binding factor RbfA → MAKDYPRSARIATQIQVIVSEVLIKKIKDPRLSGASITAVKMNKDLSSAYVYFAVTGADKNKAKEAEKGFHSAKGFFKKKIGTELKLRYIPELKFFYDTVLDNGQKMEELFKSLKKTENRSENGEFDS